From one Anopheles cruzii chromosome 3, idAnoCruzAS_RS32_06, whole genome shotgun sequence genomic stretch:
- the LOC128270894 gene encoding uncharacterized protein LOC128270894: protein MGGGGGKSLATSPVRPEERTLATQGAGAHKRDLNNLYQVIYYGDSQVEVGKPFSISCIISIANPVEWHKDGEPIRKHSNIRHGKDEHSYIESEMGIAGNRDKIEASISVQRALPKHQGRYQCNALYKNYHQLYVLRNGSLLSHVPLVGSSGKRLEEPFLGTARSTLVAPLAIDHHHFTTAVALAPAAIDRSLPSKEDLKRFVVAGQKESPDGGEDLRLKEKEELEQVMSAGAVHGVGKHPAGGRQQHPPPPLIEAPLEGDEEEEEEEGDERGASGVDLDDSIGGSDREEAEGDMRTDTEIVIDGKALSIEEDNIDKLIQNKSDISGIIRVDSLEELQLNGNLLLQQRPENTGGATVDEDEEPSTGSDGALVEEGLLLPTAPHIPDHTRTSLVAATPPSTTALATTTPTPTTASTTTTPRPPEAPEQQGVGGGHHRQHHHHEHHTTLKAAANGAVAFAITTTSATITTTAAADVLQPNYDDASTSLKIFDLGKALTLGCNVTKDGSYELSWSKDGKNVSEIESLKGRYNLIPAERKFIITRALETDAGVYTCSVHQLNASKNFTVVANVVVKFESTEVGKTNIVEGEKLTIRCIAYGTDPKITWTIGNNTYNASKDRIVLQEDDRGVENAVLTIDSITLDDYTDYTCEARNNATDITGKPAQVAMTVRVRGKYAALYVFLGIIAEVVVLCAIILICEKRRNKTEIEESDTDQSPDQTKNGYNGKDSELRQRK from the exons GTGCTGGTGCTCACAAGCGTGATCTGAACAATCTGTACCAAGTGATCTATTACGGTGACTCGCAGGTCGAGGTCGGCAAACCGTTCTCGATCTCgtgcatcatcagcatcgccaACCCGGTCGAGTGGCACAAGGACGGTGAACCGATCCGGAAGCACAGCAACATTCGCCACGGCAAGGACGAGCACAGCTACATCGAAAGCGAGATGGGCATCGCAG GAAACCGAGACAAGATCGAGGCATCGATCAGTGTGCAGCGCGCGCTGCCGAAGCACCAGGGCCGGTACCAGTGTAACGCGCTGTACAAGAACTACCACCAGCTGTACGTGCTCCGGAACGGCTCGCTGCTCAGTCACGTGCCGCTGGTCGGTTCGTCCGGGAAGCGGCTGGAAGAACCGTTTCTCGGCACGGCCCGGTCCACGCTGGTGGCGCCCCTCGCgatcgaccaccaccactttACGACGGCCGTAGCCCTGGCGCCggccgccatcgatcgatcgctgcc cagcaaggaAGATTTGAAGCGATTCGTCGTCGCGGGTCAAAAGGAAtcacccgacggcggcgaggaCCTACGGTTGAAGGAGAAAGAAGAACTGGAACAGGTTATGTCCGCGGGTGCAGTGCATGGGGTCGGAAAGCACCCCGCTGGTGGTCGCCAGCAGCATCCACCACCTCCCCTGATCGAGGCACCGCTCGAGGGtgacgaagaggaagaagaagaagaaggggACGAAAGAGGTGCCTCGGGTGTCGATCTGGACGACTCGATCGGTGGAAGCGATCGAGAGGAAGCGGAGGGTGACATGCGGACCGACACGGAGATCGTGATCGACGGGAAGGCCCTCTCGATTGAGGAGGACAACATCGACAAGCTGATCCAGAACAAGAGCGACATCAGTGGCATCATCCGGGTGGACAGCTTGGAGGAGCTACAGCTAAATGGGAATCTGCTCCTCCAGCAGCGCCCGGAAAACACCGGCGGTGCCACGgtggacgaagacgaagaaccTTCCACCGGTTCCGACGGCGCGCTGGTGGAGGAAGGATTACTACTGCCAACTGCGCCGCACATACCGGATCACACGCGAACCTCCCTGGTGGCGGCAACCCCGCCCAGTACTACGGCTCTGGCAACGACAACGCCGACACCAACCACCGCTTCGACCACAACGACCCCCAGGCCTCCAGAGGCACCCGAACAGCAgggtgtcggtggcggtcaccatcggcagcatcatcaccacgaaCATCACACGACACTGAAGGCCGCGGCGAACGGTGCCGTCGCGttcgccatcaccaccacctcggccaccatcaccacaacggctgctgccg ATGTACTGCAGCCTAACTACGACGATGCCAGCACTAGTTTAAAAATTTTCGACCTAGGTAAAGCATTGACGCTCGGTTGTAATGTTACAAAGGATGGAAGTTATGAGTTAAGTTG GTCAAAAGACGGTAAAAACGTAAGTGAAATCGAGTCGCTGAAGGGTCGCTACAATTTGATTCCGGCGGAACGGAAGTTCATCATCACCCGGGCACTGGAGACCGATGCCGGCGTGTACACGTGTAGTGTGCATCAGCTGAATGCATCCAAAAATTTTACCGTAGTTG CAAATGTTGTTGTTAAATTTGAAAGCACAGAGGTAGGCAAAACGAACATAGTGGAGGGCGAGAAGCTAACGATCCGCTGTATAGCCTACGGAACGGATCCGAAGATCACCTGGACAATCG GCAACAATACTTATAACGCGTCGAAAGATCGCATCGTGCTGCAGGAGGACGACAGGGGCGTGGAGAACGCAGTGCTCACCATCGATAGCATAACGCTGGACGACTACACCGACTATACCTGCGAGGCGCGAAATAATGCCACCGACATCACGGGCAAACCGGCGCAGGTCGCGATGACCGTTAGAGTTAGAG GAAAGTACGCTGCGCTGTACGTGTTTTTGGGTATCATTGCGGAAGTTGTTGTATTATGTGCGATTATTTTAATATGCGAAAAAAGACGTAACAAGACAGAGATCGAGGAGAGTGATACCGACCAGAGTCCGGACCA AACCAAGAACGGCTACAATGGTAAAGATTCCGAACTACGCCAAAGAAAGTAG